In the Colletotrichum lupini chromosome 1, complete sequence genome, one interval contains:
- a CDS encoding homeobox and C2H2 transcription factor has translation MDKGPGAANDTQALSIDDFTAALELDFITSNFVNNQQLDITSFGTGQDETSQNLQGIGSIESLSVLGVESSHQQDAFAIGPAPTALGSQHVSMDFIERQPVNNANQFEEPGVFMFSEALGDGEPMGHLFGNEGNIIPSLQPSDTTTPPKIGTRFSSKSLRILKTWLANNNHHPYPTTEDMEILQRQTGLSKQQITNWLANTRRRTRFKVPPKRPPSPAITSSRTMPIDIPAGSSLSDTFQHLNPLQRWQVSPPEHEPASVSAIANAVSGFSSEGEDLGDRSLTDTIPTRSLYGQSSASSAGTSHSSRSSANSAYSHNSHTSLRSLEPLGKSAVKRRRRRALAKRPEAKGTGTLWQTSNTYQCTFCTETFKTKHNWQRHEKSLHLSLERWECAPTGATVPDAIGQPVCIFCSEANPNKEHLEKHNYQACRDRQPEDRTFYRKDHLQQHLKLVHDAKFLRWPMGDWKYESEIIRSRCGFCGHTMSSWTDRIDHLAEHFKDGKTMADWHGDWGFDDNVLNMVENSVQPYLIHMERNSPWPFTTKQGVPETPPNAYELIKLELEHFSAEHQNTKDEMPTNAELLYESCCVIFGCDSISFSKRPATSTQSWLRDLLMSSESIVQQARVRPMKNNARSRFTYLSINGKAFIFEACGLEEQLQSYVEISKLIEPQISDDELQREACNIVERIEASSLNPSEFFTNFLFSLINGSPHWLAAFRHRTGLSPSEASNAVPPSSASEGLLGSIAAEAGLEFSGANLSSGSTPDPTQVNASGGKTGDISKVYSTSSFFVNDDNCYRKLMKELTRFVTITTSPRNPNRRIPTDAELQHQASDDPWNQTPADNPDWLRDFKREMGILDDDPGLSPS, from the exons ATGGACAAGGGACCGGGTGCAGCCAATGATACGCAAGCTCTCAGCATCGACGACTTCACCGCCGCGCTTGAGTTGGACTTCATTACGTCGAACTTTGTCAACAATCAGCAACTCGACATTACCAGCTTTGGAACTGGACAAGACGAAACTTCACAGAATTTACAGGGCATTGGTTCTATTGAATCTCTCAGTGTTCTTGGTGTTGAGTCATCTCATCAACAAGATGCATTTGCGATTGGCCCCGCCCCAACCGCTCTTGGTAGCCAACATGTCAGCATGGACTTTATCGAGAGGCAACCGGTGAACAACGCCAACCAATTTGAGGAGCCTGGCGTCTTTATGTTCTCAGAAGCCTTGGGCGACGGAGAGCCTATGGGACACCTTTTTGGTAACGAAGGGAATATCATACCATCACTCCAGCCTTCAGATACCACAACGCCGCCGAAGATCGGAACCCGCTTCTCATCCAAGTCCCTCCGCATTCTGAAGACATGGCTGGCCAACAACAACCATCACCCGTACCCAACCACCGAGGACATGGAAATATTGCAGCGGCAGACCGGCCTCAGCAAACAGCAGATTACCAATTGGCTGGCCAACACCCGCAGACGGACGCGCTTCAAAGTGCCGCCAAAACGTCCGCCTTCTCCGGCGATTACCTCTTCAAGAACCATGCCCATCGACATTCCTGCAGGCTCCAGCCTTTCCGACACTTTCCAACATTTGAACCCTCTCCAGAGATGGCAGGTTTCACCTCCAGAGCATGAGCCTGCGTCCGTATCGGCTATTGCCAACGCTGTGTCTGGATTTTCGTCAGAAGGGGAAGACTTGGGCGACCGATCCTTGACAGACACCATTCCGACGCGGTCCTTGTACGGGCAGTCTTCGGCAAGCAGTGCAGGAACGTCTCACTCCAGTAGAAGCTCGGCCAACTCAGCATATTCACACAACTCTCACACGTCCCTGAGGTCTCTCGAACCCCTTGGGAAAAGTGCAGTCAAGCGGAGGCGGCGTCGAGCGCTGGCGAAACGCCCTGAGGCCAAGGGCACAGGAACCCTTTGGCAGACCAGCAACACATATCAGTGCACATTCTGTACAGAGACGTTCAAGACCAAACACAACTGGCAGCGTCACGAAAAGTCGTTGCATCTCTCTCTCGAGCGCTGGGAATGCGCTCCGACCGGCGCGACTGTCCCTGACGCCATCGGGCAGCCGGTTTGCATCTTTTGCAGCGAAGCGAACCCGAATAAGGAACATTTAGAGAAGCATAATTATCAAGCATGTAGGGACCGTCAGCCTGAGGACCGGACATTTTATCGGAAAGATCACCTGCAGCAACACTTGAAGCTGGTTCATGATGCCAAATTCTTGAGGTGGCCTATGGGAGATTGGAAATACGAAAGCGAGATTATACGTTCCCGGTGCGGCTTTTGCGGTCACACAATGTCTTCGTGGACCGACCGGATAGATCATCTGGCCGAGCACTTCAAAGACGGAAAGACGATGGCAGATTGGCACGGTGATTGGGGATTCGACGACAATGTCTTGAACATGGTCGAGAACTCGGTGCAGCCTT ACTTGATTCACATGGAACGCAACTCGCCATGGCCTTTTACAACGAAGCAAGGTGTTCCAGAGACACCGCCCAATGCCTACGAGCTGATCAAGCTAGAGCTTGAACACTTTTCCGCCGAGCACCAAAACACCAAGGACGAGATGCCTACGAATGCAGAACTTTTATACGAGAGCTGCTGCGTCATTTTTGGATGCGACTCAATTTCATTTTCCAAGAGACCTGCAACGTCAACCCAGAGCTGGCTGCGAGATCTGCTCATGTCATCCGAATCCATCGTACAGCAGGCGCGGGTCCGACCGATGAAGAATAACGCAAGGTCACGATTCACGTATCTTAGCATAAACGGTAAAGCGTTCATCTTTGAGGCCTGCGGTTTGGAAGAGCAACTGCAGAGCTACGTGGAGATATCCAAGTTGATTGAGCCACAAATTTCCGACGACGAGTTGCAACGAGAGGCCTGCAACATCGTCGAAAGAATCGAGGCCTCTTCGCTCAATCCGTCGGAATTCTTTACAAACTTTTTGTTTAGTCTCATCAATGGCTCTCCTCACTGGCTTGCCGCATTCCGTCATCGGACTGGACTCTCGCCGTCGGAGGCTTCGAATGCTGTTCCTCCCTCCAGCGCATCCGAAGGCCTTCTAGGCTCCATAGCAGCTGAGGCCGGCCTTGAGTTTTCGGGGGCGAATCTTTCTTCAGGTAGTACACCTGATCCGACACAGGTAAATGCTAGCGGTGGTAAGACGGGCGACATCAGCAAGGTGTACTCGACCTCCTCGTTCTTCGTCAATGACGACAATTGCTATAGGAAGCTCATGAAAGAGCTCACTCGTTTCGTGACCATCACGACGTCGCCACGCAATCCGAACAGGCGAATTCCCACCGATGCCGAACTACAACATCAGGCGAG TGACGATCCATGGAATCAGACTCCAGCGGACAACCCAGACTGGCTTCGAGACTTCAAGCGGGAGATGGGCATTCTTGACGATGACCCAGGATTGAGTCCTTCGTGA